The following coding sequences are from one Epinephelus fuscoguttatus linkage group LG5, E.fuscoguttatus.final_Chr_v1 window:
- the tpst1 gene encoding protein-tyrosine sulfotransferase 1 isoform X2: MIGKLKQNLLVACLVISSVTVFYLGRHAMECHHRIEERSQPGGILPLSALGGSMRTTLRTGQNLSTPFVYNKDMPLIFIGGVPRSGTTLMRAMLDAHPEVRCGEETRVIPRILAMKQMWSRSGREKMRLDEAGVTDEVLDAAMQAFLLEIIVKHGEPANFLCNKDPFALKSLSYLAKIFPRAKFVLMIRDGRASVHSMISRKVTIAGFDLGSYRDCLTKWNRAIETMYTQCLEAADKCLPVHYEQLVLHPEKWMKTLLKFLDVPWNDAVLHHEELIGKAGGVSLSKVERSTDQVIKPVNVEALSKWVGKIPADVVRDMAVIAPMLSRLGYDPHANPPNYGRPDPKVLDNTRRIQKSAEKPNPS, from the exons ATGATTGGCAAGCTGAAACAGAACTTGCTGGTGGCCTGTCTGGTCATCAGCTCAGTCACGGTCTTCTACCTGGGCCGCCATGCTATGGAGTGCCACCATCGCATTGAAGAGCGAAGCCAGCCAGGCGGGATCCTGCCTCTATCAGCGCTAGGAGGCAGCATGAGGACCACCCTACGGACAGGCCAGAACCTCAGCACACCATTTGTTTACAACAAAGACATGCCACTCATCTTCATCGGTGGAGTGCCCCGTAGTGGGACCACGCTAATGAGAGCCATGCTGGATGCCCACCCTGAGGTGCGCTGTGGTGAGGAAACCCGCGTCATCCCTCGTATTTTGGCCATGAAGCAGATGTGGAGCCGCTCGGGGCGAGAGAAGATGCGCCTGGATGAGGCTGGTGTGACAGATGAGGTGCTGGACGCCGCCATGCAGGCCTTCCTGCTGGAAATTATTGTCAAACATGGAGAACCTGCCAACTTTCTCTGCAACAAGGACCCTTTTGCTTTGAAGTCGCTTTCCTACCTGGCCAAGATCTTTCCCCGTGCCAAGTTTGTACTCATGATTCGTGATGGCCGGGCTTCAGTCCACTCCATGATCTCACGGAAGGTAACCATTGCCGGCTTTGACCTGGGCAGCTACCGGGACTGCCTGACCAAGTGGAATCGGGCCATAGAGACCATGTACACTCAGTGCCTGGAGGCAGCGGATAAATGCCTACCTGTGCACTACGAACAGTTGGTCCTTCATCCTGAAAAGTGGATGAAGACACTGCTGAAGTTCCTTGACGTTCCTTGGAATGATGCCGTCCTCCACCATGAGGAGCTCATTGGGAAAGCTGGGGGAGTGTCTCTTTCCAA GGTGGAGAGGTCCACAGACCAGGTCATCAAGCCTGTCAATGTGGAGGCCTTGTCCAAGTGGGTGGGGAAGATCCCAGCTGATGTTGTGAGGGACATGGCTGTCATCGCCCCCATGCTGTCCAGACTGGGCTACGACCCCCATGCCAACCCTCCCAACTATGGCCGGCCTGACCCCAAAGTCCTAGACAACACCAGAAGG
- the tpst1 gene encoding protein-tyrosine sulfotransferase 1 isoform X1, which yields MIGKLKQNLLVACLVISSVTVFYLGRHAMECHHRIEERSQPGGILPLSALGGSMRTTLRTGQNLSTPFVYNKDMPLIFIGGVPRSGTTLMRAMLDAHPEVRCGEETRVIPRILAMKQMWSRSGREKMRLDEAGVTDEVLDAAMQAFLLEIIVKHGEPANFLCNKDPFALKSLSYLAKIFPRAKFVLMIRDGRASVHSMISRKVTIAGFDLGSYRDCLTKWNRAIETMYTQCLEAADKCLPVHYEQLVLHPEKWMKTLLKFLDVPWNDAVLHHEELIGKAGGVSLSKVERSTDQVIKPVNVEALSKWVGKIPADVVRDMAVIAPMLSRLGYDPHANPPNYGRPDPKVLDNTRRVFKGEFQLPDFLKEQSQIQKSAEKPNPS from the exons ATGATTGGCAAGCTGAAACAGAACTTGCTGGTGGCCTGTCTGGTCATCAGCTCAGTCACGGTCTTCTACCTGGGCCGCCATGCTATGGAGTGCCACCATCGCATTGAAGAGCGAAGCCAGCCAGGCGGGATCCTGCCTCTATCAGCGCTAGGAGGCAGCATGAGGACCACCCTACGGACAGGCCAGAACCTCAGCACACCATTTGTTTACAACAAAGACATGCCACTCATCTTCATCGGTGGAGTGCCCCGTAGTGGGACCACGCTAATGAGAGCCATGCTGGATGCCCACCCTGAGGTGCGCTGTGGTGAGGAAACCCGCGTCATCCCTCGTATTTTGGCCATGAAGCAGATGTGGAGCCGCTCGGGGCGAGAGAAGATGCGCCTGGATGAGGCTGGTGTGACAGATGAGGTGCTGGACGCCGCCATGCAGGCCTTCCTGCTGGAAATTATTGTCAAACATGGAGAACCTGCCAACTTTCTCTGCAACAAGGACCCTTTTGCTTTGAAGTCGCTTTCCTACCTGGCCAAGATCTTTCCCCGTGCCAAGTTTGTACTCATGATTCGTGATGGCCGGGCTTCAGTCCACTCCATGATCTCACGGAAGGTAACCATTGCCGGCTTTGACCTGGGCAGCTACCGGGACTGCCTGACCAAGTGGAATCGGGCCATAGAGACCATGTACACTCAGTGCCTGGAGGCAGCGGATAAATGCCTACCTGTGCACTACGAACAGTTGGTCCTTCATCCTGAAAAGTGGATGAAGACACTGCTGAAGTTCCTTGACGTTCCTTGGAATGATGCCGTCCTCCACCATGAGGAGCTCATTGGGAAAGCTGGGGGAGTGTCTCTTTCCAA GGTGGAGAGGTCCACAGACCAGGTCATCAAGCCTGTCAATGTGGAGGCCTTGTCCAAGTGGGTGGGGAAGATCCCAGCTGATGTTGTGAGGGACATGGCTGTCATCGCCCCCATGCTGTCCAGACTGGGCTACGACCCCCATGCCAACCCTCCCAACTATGGCCGGCCTGACCCCAAAGTCCTAGACAACACCAGAAGG